The Acidovorax sp. RAC01 genomic sequence GCGCACGAGTTCATCCTGCGCCTGCCGCATGGCTACGACTCGCTGGTGGGCGAGCGCGGCCAGGGCCTGTCGGGCGGCGAGCGCCAGCGCATCAGCATTGCGCGTGCGCTGCTGATCGATCCGCGCATCCTGATCCTCGATGAAGCCACCTCGGCGGTGGACACCGAGACCGAAAAGGAAATCCAGAAAGCCCTGGACAACCTGGTGCAAGGCCGCACCACCATTGCCATTGCCCACCGCCTGTCCACCCTGCGCAAGGCCGACCGCCTGGTGGTGATGGACCGCGGCGAAGTGGTCGAGGTTGGCCCGCATGACGAGCTGATGGAAAAGCAAGGGGCCTACTGGCGCCTGTACGAGGCCCAGGCGCGCCGCGCCGAGGAAGACGCACAGGCAGCAGGCGTCATCATCGACAGCAGCCTTCTGCATCCGGCGCACCCCGCCGGCCAATCCTGACCCCTTGAATCCCCGGTTCGCCCCCATTCGCCATGTCCACAGCCACGTCTACCCCTTCGCCTCGCCACCCGGTGGCCGTTCAGATGGTGCGCAATGCCCACGGCCGGCTGGTACTTGTGCTGGCCGACGGCTCCCGCCACGAAGGGGTGACGCCGGTTCGCGCGTTCCCGATTGCTGCGCCGGCCGAAGGGCTGTCACTCATCGGGCAGGATGGTCACGAGCTGCTGTGGCTCGACCACCTCGACCAGCTGCCCGCTGACGCGCGCCAGCTGGTGGAAGAAGAGCTGCAGGTACGCGAGTTTGTGCCCACTATCGAAAAAATCGTTGCGGTATCTAGCTTCTCGACCCCGAGTACCTGGGACGTGCAGACCGATCGGGGCCCGGCCCGCCTGGTGCTGAAAGCCGAGGAAGACATTCGCCGGCTGGGCGGGCGCACGCGCCTGCTGATTGCCGGGGGCGATGGTGTGCAATTTCGCATTGCCGACACCACGGCGCTGGACCGGCAGTCGCGCCGGATCCTGGAGCGCTTTCTCTGATCTGCTGATTGCCGGAGCGCCACCGCAAGGCGTTCGCGCGGCGGTGGATTGAACTCCGTTCCGTGGGCGCGCCGCCAGGTGGGGCGTGGCCGCGCATTTCAGTGGCGGGGTGCGGGCGCTGACTTCGCCGGCCTGCGGCCGTTTCATTGCCCGCTGAGAATGGATCGCGGCACGTCTTTCCCGTTCGCCGCCTTTTGCGTGCGCGTGCCGCTTTGCTGCTTGTCTGTCACGGATCCCCGCTTCACCTGCATGCCTTGGGGACAGCCTCTGCTCCCGCTCGGAGGTAAGTGAAAACCCTTAATTTCGGTCGATCCTTCAAAAAGACCTAAATTTCCCCTTCTTTTTGCCGTAATGAATGTACGACGACGGCGTAAAGCCGTCCGAACACACTCAACTTCCGGGCCATTGTCATGCAACTGCCACCTGTCGACCGATCGCCGAGTTGGCGTCCTCAGGGCGCTGATTTGTATTCCACTGGCGCCTCTGGCGCCCCTGCAGTGCGCCCCATCAATGCGCCCAACCCCGTCGAGTCCATGGACCGGATGGGGGAGGGGGCCATTGTCAAGGCGCCTGACAAGCCCTCTGCCCCGGACTCTCCCAACCGGGACTGGACCGCGGTGAAAAAGAAGGAAACGGTGGAGGAGCCCCCTGAGCCGCCCAAGGAGCCCATCTACAAGCAGTTGCTGGAACTCATCCAGTCGATGTGGCGCGCCAGCGGAACTGCGGTGGAGGTGGCCCAGGACATCAACAAAATGACGATGCAGGAGCGCATGGCCCAGCAGGTCAAGAACGAACCCCTGACGTACTCCGACCCGAAGATCAAGCGCACCGGCGGCCTGTAATCGTTTCGGCGCGACCAGAACCTGCGCTCTGGGCAGACTGTTGGGTACGCCGCCCCTGCGGCATTGGCCTGAGCCGCTTGACCCGGCTGGCGTGACGACCCCGCGTGACTTCTTGAGCGTGCAGTGTCAGGAGCCGTCCCGGCAACAACCCTGTTTGTTCGTCACTGCACACCGCTACCGGCGTTGTGCGCTGCTGCCTTGCTGCGCTCACGTTCGGCCCGGTACTTGGCGGCAAAGGCGCGGACTTCCTCGTACGACACATGCTGATCCCGATCCGTGTCCGCGTCGTCAAACGCAGCAGAAAGCCGTGGAAACAGCACCACCTCGGTTCGGCTGAGCCTTCCGTCGCCATTCATGTCCAGCATGCGGAAATCGCGCATTGCCTTGACCTCGCCTTTGGAGGGGCTGGAGCTGGCCGCAGGGGGCTGTGCCGGCGTGGGCGCTGAAGCCTGGGCCCACGCCGGGCCCAGCAGTGCCACGGCCCACACAGCTATTGGATGAAAAAGAACGCTTGGCAATGTCAGCTCCCGTTGCAGGATTACATGGTTGCACAGACCTGCACTGGCAAGGTGCGTTGCAACCGGCTTTTGCAGCCTTCACCTCCGGGTTGCAAGGCTTTGCAATTCTTTTCGGGCCCCAGCGCCAGCGCCAGACTGCAACGCTGCGGGTGCGTACGGTGCTGATGACGCTGCGTAAACGTCAGCCCTTTCCAGGATCGGGCACGTTGGATATCCCGCTGCTTACATGCCCTGCCGGCACATGCCGTGCGGCGGACGTGACGTGGCCCGTCTGGTCGTCGAAAAAGAAGTCGGGCTCGAACTCCCTCAGGAAAGGCCCTTTCTCCAGGCCCCCCAGAAACATCGCCTCATCCACGCTGATGCCCCAGTCGAGCAGCGTGCGAATGGCGCGTTCGTGTGCCGGGGCACTTCGGGCCGTGACCAGCGCCGTGCGCACGCGCATGGTGTGCGAAGCGTGGGCGCCCTTCTGCAGCCGGTGCAGGGCAGCCAGCAATGGTTTGAACGGGCCGCCCGCCAGTGGCATCCGGGCCTTGTCGACTTCGTTTTCCTGAAACGCTGGCAGGCCCGCCTCCTGGTACACCCTCTCGGCTTCGTCAGAGAAGAGCACGGCGTCGCCGTCAAAGGCAATGCGCACCTCGTTCGGAAAACGGTCGCCCGCAGGCGTGGAGTCCGTCATCACGCGGGCGGCGGGGAAGCCGATCGACAGCGCCTGCCGTACATCCGCCTCGTTGGCAGACAGGAACAGGTGCGCGCCCAAAGGCCGCAGGTAGGCAAACGGATCGCGCCCGCGCGTGAACACGCCGCGCTCCACCCGCATGCCGGCAGCCTGGGCCGATGCAAACACGCGCATGCCGCTGGCCGGGTCGTTACGCGACAGCATGACCACTTCCACCCGCTGGGCATCGGGTGTGTTGAAGGCCAGCAGCTTGCGCACCAGCGAAAACGCGACGCCTGCGCGGGCCGGCTGGTGCACCAGCGCAAGCTGGTGGCGCATGTAGGCCTCTTCGTCCCCCGATTCGAAGAGCAGGTTTTCTTCTTCGAAATTGAACAGGGCCCGCGAGGAGATCGCGACCACCAGCTTGTCGTTGAGTGTCACTGCCATGGCGTCATTTGCAAAAAGTCCCGTGGCCAGACCCGGCGGCCTCGCCGGCAATAAAAAGGCACAGGGATACCGTCATTTCACGAACTGGTTGAGCTGGATGATGGGCAGCAGAACCGCCAGCACGATCAGCATCACGATGAGGCCCATGCCCACGATGAGCAGCGGCTCGAGAATGGTCGCCAGCTGCATGGCGCGGCGCTGTACCTCGGTGGAAAGCTGGCGGGCCGCACGCTGTAGCATCAGCGGCAGCTGCCCCGTCTGCTCGCCCAGGCGAGCAAACATCGACAGCAACCCCGGGAAGCGCTTTTTCTGGGCCAGGGCAGACGCCAGCGGTGCGCCCTCCCGCACCAGCACCAGAGCATCCAGCGCATCGGCACGCAGTGCCCGGTTGTTGAGCGTCTCGGCCGCGGCCTGCAGCGCTTTCAGGATGGGCACACCGGCACCGGCCAGCATGGCCAGCGTGCCGGCAAAGCGGGCGGCGTTGTAGCCGCGGGCCAGTTTGCCCACCAGCGGAAGGTTGAGCCAGGCCGCGTCAAAACGCTCGCGAAAGGCTGGCTTGGTCAGCGCCCACCGCAGACCCATCGCACCGAGCACGACCACGATCAGCATGGCCCAGCCGTAGCTGCGCACCAGTGCACTCAGACCCAGCATGGCCGTGGTCAGGAACGGCAGCGCGCGCTTCGTGCCGGCAAACACGCTGGCCACCTGCGGCACCACGTAGCCCACCAGAAACAGCACGATCACGATGGCCACCAGGGTGACGATGGCGGGGTACAGGGCCGCGCCCACCAGCTTGGCCTTGAGGGCCTGGCGTTCTTCGAGGTCGTCTGCCAGACGCTCCAGCACGAGCCCCAGGTTCCCGCTGTGTTCGCCCGCGCCAATCACCGCGCAGTAGATGTCCGAGAACTCGCGCGGGTGCTGCGAAAGCGCTCGCGCAAAGGTCGAGCCGGCGTTGACCTCCGAGCGCAACGCCGCCACCAGGTTGCGCTGGCGTTCGTCGTCGGCCTCGTCAGACAGGGCCGTGAGCGCGCGCTCCAGCGGCAGGCCCGACGACACCAGCCCGGCGATCTGCCGCGTCCAGATGGCCAGGCCCGTGGCGTTGAACACCGGCCGGGTGAACAGCCGCTGGCCCAGGCTGGCACTGGTGCCGTCCATGGACCGCCCTGTCTGGATCGGTTCCACCGACAGCGGCACCAGCGCCTGCGCGCGCAGCATGCTGCGCGCTGCCTTCGCGGTGTCGGCCTCCACAAGGCCCTTGCGGGTCTGGCCCTGGGCATCCAGGGCTTCAAAAGAAAAGGCGGGCATTCGTGCGGATGTCAGTAGGGCTCGGATCGCAGGGCCATTGGAATATTCCGGATCAGGGCTGCGCCCGTCACAGCTTGCGATGGTATCTGCTCATCGTAGCCGTCCCTTGCGGCTGGACATCGCCCGGGGCCAGAGTCGGTCCGGCCTGCCGGGTGCTCCGATCACGTGTGCGTCGCGGCATGCGCCATGCTGCCTCCAAAGACCGCAGCCATGACGCAGGTCAAGGCGCAATGGCAGGGGCTGCCCACAATGGCACATGGCCGCGGCACGGGGCTGCGGCGTTCGCTCACCCAAGGAGTCTGGAATGCTGAATGGCAAAGTGGCGCTGGTAACGGGAGCGTCGTCGGGGATCGGGCGCGCCATTGCGCTGGTGTGGGCGCGTGAGGGTGCCAAGGTCGTCGTGTCCGATGTGAATGTTGCCGAGGGCGAAGAAACCGCGTCCCTGGTCAGTGCGGCCGGTGGCGATGCCATTTTCGTCAAGGCCGATGTCGGCAACCCGGCCGACTGCGAAGCGCTGGTGCAGCACACCGTGGCCCACTACGGACGGCTGGATGTGGCCTGTAACAACGCCGGCATCGGTGGCCCGCAGGCGCCTACGGCCGATTACCCGCTGGAGGGCTGGGCCCAGGTCATCAGTATCAATTTGTCGGGCGTGTTCTACGGCATGAAGTACCAGATTGCCGCGATGCTCCAGAGCGGCGGCGGGTCCATCGTCAACGTGGCCTCCATCCTGGGGGCTGTGGGTTTTGCCGGCGCACCTGCCTACACGGCAGCCAAGCATGGCGTGGTCGGGCTGACCAAGGCCGCAGCCATGGAATACAGCGCCCACGGAGTCCGCGTGAATGCCGTCGGCCCGGCCTTCATCCACACACCCATGATTGCCGGGCTGGAGCAGGACGCTGGCGTCCATGCCATGCTGGTGGGCGCGCACCCCATCGGGCGGCTGGGCCAGCCGGAGGAAGTGGCCGAGCTGGTGGCCTGGCTGGCGTCTCCCAAGGCGTCGTTTGTCACAGGCGCGTACTACCCGGTCGACGGCGGTTATCTGGCGCGCTGACGCGGCCCGCGTGGCACACGCAGCCGGCACAGCCTTTGGCGGCATCGCGGTCAGACTGCCGTGGCGTGCGCGCCCGCTGTCAGTTCGGCGTGTGCCTGCGCTGCAATGTCGAGCGAGCGCAGGCGCAGCGCCGGGTCGTACACGTCGCTTACCAGCATCAGTTCGTCGGCGCCCGTCGCGTCGATGAGCCGCGCCATGCCGTCGCGCACGGTGTCCGGCCCGCCGATCACGGCTGCAGCCAGAAAGTCGCTGATCGCAGCACGTTCCTGCGGCTGCAGGCGGGCGTTGAAATGCTCGACCGGTGGCAGCAAGCGCCGCCGGTCGCCCGTCAGGATGCCCAGCACACGCTGGTGCGTGCTGCTGGCCAGGTACTCGGCCTCGTCGTCGGAGGGCGCCGCAATCAGCGGCACCCCGATCGCCACATAGGGCCGGGGCCACGCGGCCGACGGGCGGTACAGGCTGCGGTACAGCGCCAGGGCCTGGTGCAGCATCCGCGGAGCAAAGTGCGAAGCAAACGCATAGGGCAGGCCGCGCTCGGCGGCCAGCTGGGCCGAGAACAGGCTGGAGCCCAGCAGCCAGATGGGCACGTTGGTGCCGGCTCCAGGCATCGCAATCAGCCGCTGGCCTGGCTCGGCCGGCGCCAGCAGGCGCTGCAATTCGGCCACATCCTGCGGGAAGTCGTCGGCCGTCTCCACCTGGCTGCGGCGCAGCGCGCGCATGGTGGCGGGGTCGGTGCCCGGCGCACGGCCCAGCCCCAGATCGATGCGCCCGGGGTACAGCTCGGCCAGCGTGCCAAAGGCCTCGGCCACCACCAGCGGCGCGTGGTTGGGCAGCATCACACCGCCCGAGCCCACGCGGATGCGCGAAGTACCGCCGGCGATGTGGCCTATCAGCACGGCCGTGGCCGAGCTGGCAATACCCGCCATGTTGTGGTGCTCGGCCAGCCAGTAGCGGGCAAAGCCGAGCCGTTCGGCGTGCTGCGCCGTACGCAGTGCGATCTGCAGGGCGTCGGCCACTGTGCCGTCTTCGCGGACGGCCACCAGATCGAGCATGGAAAGGGAGGTGCGTTGGGGAAAGTCGGTCATGCAGGCATTGTCCTGCGCCCAATCCATCGGTGCACGGCGAGCCGTCAAAGGTGGTGGCAGGAAGAGGGTCGACCGGGCGCGTGCGACGCCGTGGTCGCCCGCCCACCGGCTCGGAAGGAGTGGGTCAGCCGGCGCCGGCTGCCGCACTTACGGGGCCTTGACCTGCGGGTGGCACGCCGGCGGTACTTTGACCGGCGGTGAGCCGCAATCACCACGGCGGGCGAATCCAGGGAGCGGCTACGCAACCTGTCATTGCTCCACGGCATCGGCCGCTGGCGGCCCGTGCACCAACGCAGGCATGCAACCCCAAAGCCGAAAACTGCCGCGACCGCATCTGCGGCTTCACACAACTCTTACATCTGATCACGTGGCCGTGCGCCGGCCGTGGCCTGAGGGTGGCTATTCTCGGCCCGCGTCCCCTCGGGAGGAGGTGAACGCGTGTCGGAATCGCCATAACAAGAGGGATATCAGCCATGGATCGTCGCCAACTTTTAACCTTAGCCACCCTTGCCTCCGGCGTGAGTGCCGTCTCGCCCGTGTGGGCCCAGTTTGACCTCGGGCGCATGCTGGAGGCCGGCAAGGACCTTGCCAAATCCGAATCCTTGACCGATGAGGAAGTGAAGAGCGCCTTTGACCAGATGGCTGCAGACATGGACCGGCAAAACCGCGTAGCGCCTGCGGGCAGCGCCTATGCCAATCGCCTGAGCAAGCTCACTTCGGGCCTGGGCACCCATGATGGCCTCAAGATGAATTTCAAGGTCTACGAGACGCCCGAGATCAACGCGTTCGCGATGGCCAACGGCACCATCCGCGTGTATTCGGGCCTGATGGACAAGTTCACCGACGACGAGGTCCGCTATGTGATTGGCCACGAAATCGGCCATGTCAAAAAGGGCCATAGCAAGGCCCGTATCCAGGCAGCATTGCGTACCAGCGCCCTGCGCAACGCCGTGGCCTCCAGCAACAGCAAGGCTGGTGCCATTGCGAGCTCGCAGCTTGGCGATCTGTTCGAGAAGGTGGTGCGCGCTCAGCATTCGCAAGGCAATGAGCGCGAGGCGGACGACTACGCCATGGGCCTCATGAAAGCCAAGCGCTATGACCCCAAAGCCTGCGTGACGGCCCTTGAAAAGCTGGCCGCCCTGTCGGGCAGCGATGCGAGCAGTTTCCTTTCCACCCATCCGTCGCCCAAGGACCGGGCGGAACGAATGAAGACGCAGGTGGCTTGACCGCCTGCGCTGCTGTTAACCCTGGTGGGTCGGCCGCGCCATCGGGCGCGGCATTTTTTTGTCCGGTCGCGACTGTGGCTGGTGTGACAGCGTCGCGGGGTCGTCAGTAACTGCGCCCGCCTTTGTACATCGCATGCTGCCGCCGGTTCAGCGTGGCGGCCTCGCCCAGCCGCCCCATGGCAGCACCGGCATGGGCGTGGGTGATGGCCATGCCCAGGCCGTCGGCGGCATCGGTGCCGGGCAGGCCGGGCAGACTGAGCAGGCGGCGCACCATCTCCTGCACCTGGCTCTTGGCGGCGCGGCCGTGGCCGACCACGGCTTTTTTCATCTGCAGCGCGGTGTATTCGGCCACGGGCAGGTTGCTGGCCACCAGGGCGGTGATGCACGCGCCGCGCGCCTGGCCCAGCAGCAGGGTGGACTGGGGGTTGACGTTGACGAACACGATCTCGACCGAGGCCACGTCGGGCTCGTAGCGCGCGGCTACCTCGGTAATGCCGTCGAACAGGATCTTCAGGCGCCCGGGCAGGTCGCCCAGCGCCAGCGTGGTGGTGCGGATGGTGCCGCTGGCCACGTAGCTGAGCTTGTGGCCGTCCATGTCCACCACGCCGAAGCCGGTAGTCTGCAGGCCAGGGTCGATGCCTAGAATTCGCATTGCTATGTATTTGATAGCTACCAGGGCAATTAAATCATGCGCTGGAGGCCGTTTTGACTATAAACCGAAGTACCAGCGCACCGAATGGAAGAACACGGGGGCGGCAAAGCACAGCGCGTCTACCCGGTCGAGCAGCCCGCCTGCGCCCGTAACCGACATGCCCTGCATGCCCCAGCTGGTGATACCGCGGTCGCGCTTCAGGGCCTTCATCACCAGATGCCCCAGGCTGCCCGCCAGGCAGGCCAGCAGCGCCATGCCCAATGCCTGCCCCGGCTTGAAAGGTGTGATGAACGTGAGCAGCGTGCCAGCCAGCCCGCCTGCGGCCACACCCGCCGCCCAGCTGGCCCACTGAAAGCTCTGGCTCACGTTGGGCGCCACGGGCTTTTGCGTAAAGCGCCGCCCCAGCAGGTGTTGCACCACCATGCACGTCTGCACCACAAACACCAGAAAGAACACCAGAAACGCGCCCTTGTCGCGATACCCCGGAAAGTCGAGCAGCAGCAGCGCAGGCACATGGCTCATGCCGTACACGCAAACCATGATGCCCCACTGCAGCTTGGCGTTGCGCTCCAGAAAGCGCTCGGGGTCGTTGGCCAGCGCGCTCACCACCGGCAGCGCCAGAAATACATAGACGGGGATGAAAACCGTGAACAGGTCGAACATCTTGCTGCCCACGATCCAGAACTGCAGCGGCAGCACCGCGAAGAACGCGAGCACCAGGCTGCGGTGGTCGCCCCGCCGCGTGGGCGAGAGCGTGATGAATTCGCGCAGCGCAAAAAATGCCACGATGGCAAACAGCACCGTGGCCACCGTGTCGCCCAGCACCCAGCCCACCCAGAACACGGTGGCCATGCCCCAGGACGTCTTGAGCAGGCCCCAGAAGCGCCGGGCCTCCAGTGCCTGTGCCTCGGCATCCGGGTCGTCGCCGTGGTGCTCGCGCAGCGTGCGCACAAACGCCCAGGTGGTCACGATGGAAAGGATGCCGAACACCACCACAAACAAGGCGCCCACCTGCTGGGTCGCGGTCAGGTCGCGCAGGAAACTGTTCATGGCGTGGCCTGCGCGACGAGGTGAGAAACCAGGCGGTGGTGCGCGCGGCAGTCGGTGCGTGCAGCCGCAGCGTGCGGTGCTGCCTGCAAAAGTGGCGATACGTGGTTGCGCATGTCAGATGTCCCTCAGCGCCAGCACGGCAGCCCGCGCGCGGTCCAGAAAAGGGCGGCGCTCCTCCCCACGCTCCAGCGCTATCGGCGCGCCAAACGTCACCGAGCACAGGATGGGCACGGGCACCACTTCGCCCTTGGGCATTACCCGCTGCACGTTGTTGATCCACGCGGGCACCAGCACCACCTGCGGAAACATCTGCGCCAGCTTGAACAGGCCCGACTTGAACGGCTGCGGCTCATCGCCATGGCCGCGCGTGCCTTCCGGAAAGATCACGATCGAGTCGCCGCTCTCCAGCGCCTGCACCAGCGGCGCCAGCGGGTCGGTGGGGGGCAGGGCGGCGCGCAGCTCTTCGGGTGTGGGTGCGCGCGGCGGGGCCTCCGGCGATGGGTCGGGCCCGCCCGCCATGGCGGTATCGGCATCGGCCGCGGCGCGGGCCAGGGGCTCCAGCACGCCTACCGCCTCGGAGGGCGCCGCCGGGGCAGCGCGGGCGGGCGTGGCCTGCCGGTCTACATACACGGCGTTGAACACCGCCGTGGTGATCCACTGGCGAAACGGCGTCTTGGTCCAGTAATCCTTGGCCGCAATGGGGCGGGTGATGGTGCGCAGCTCTTCGGGCAGCGCCGCCCAGATCAGCACCATGTCTGCATGGCTCTGGTGGTTGGCAAAGTAGATGCGCTGCTCGGCCTTGGGCGGGCAGCCGTACCAGCGCGCCTGGGAGCCCGTGAGGAGGCGCACGATCCCCAGCAGGAGGAAACTCATCAACTTGGCAAGCATGGCGGGGATGATACGGGGCGGGTTGTGGGGCGGCAGGTCACTGGGCCCAGATGCGGTACACCCAGAACGCCTCGTCTCCGTGGATGCCTTCATACAGCGCCTGCGGGGCATAGCCGGTAATGCGCCGCGTGGCACGGCACAGGTGCGATTGGTCGGAGTAGCCCGCACTCGCCGCCACATCTGCCCACTTCACTGAGCCCTGGTTTTCGCCGGCCACGATGGCGTCAAAGAAGGCCTGCTCTGCCTTGCCAAAGCCGCGCAGCTCGCGCAGGGGCAGCCCGGCCCAGCGCTTGATGCGGCGCTCCAGTTGGCGCAGGCTGCGCCCCGGGGCCGACACGGCGGCGCGCTGCGCCAGGTGCACGGCCCAGTCACCGTAGCGTTGTGCCTGCAGCGCGTGCGCCGGGCGGCAGGCCTGCCAGCGGGGTTCCAGAAACGACTCCAGGCAGTCCATGCGGGCGGCGTCGTCGGGCTGGGTTTGCAACGCCTCGCACATCGCAATCCAGTCGCGTGGCAGCACGGTCTGCGCATCCACCACGCGGTTGGTCAGCGCCTCGGGCTCCAGTCCGGTCAGCAGATGCAGAGCATCGGGCATGAACATCACCATCATGCCGTGCGTGGGTGCTGCGCAATAGCTGCTGCTGGGCCGGGTGTGGGGGCCTGCCAGCACCCAGCGACCAGGGTAGGCCTCGCGCGGGCTGTGCAGGCCAGGCATGGTGTCGGGGCGGTCTGCCACCAGGGCTTCGCTGCGTCCTTCAAACCACCAGCTCAGGCTGCACAGCGGCGTGGCCGGAAAACGGTTGATGCGCTGTTCATCCGTGAGGTGATAGCCGACCGTGCTGCGTACCATGGAGCCGCGCAGGCAGGCCGACAGGCTGGCGCGCGGCAGCCACAGCTGGCCCGAGGGAATCAGCCCCTGCGGGTGCCTTGCGGAAGTGGGGACCAGGGTTGCCATGCGCCGCGAGTGTAGGCCAGGGGCGATGTCGAATTCGTTCAATACCGGGCTCCTGCTGCGCTGCACCATGCACTCCATGCACCACGTCACCACCACGGTCCCATCGAAGCCGGCAACACCGTCCCCCTCTGCGCCGCTTGCGCCAAACCGGCCCCTCCAGCCCGGCGGCCCGCCCAGCCGCTGGTGGGGCCTGCCCCTGCTGTGGGCGATGCGCGCAGACTACCTGGGTTTTGTCTCCCGGCTGCAGCGGGAGCACGGTGACCTCACCCGCATGCGGCTGGGCAACGAAGATGCGTGGGACCTCCTGTCGCCCGACCTCGTGCGCGAGGCGCTGGTCACCCATGCAGACCAGCTGATCCGCTGGGAGCGCGGCATTGATGTGTTCGAGCAGGTGTTCGGCCAGAGCGTGCTGGTGACCGAGGGCGCCACCTGGCAGCGCCAGCGCCGCATGCTGATGCCTGCTTTTACCCCCAAACGCGTGGCGGGCTACGCGCAGCTCATGACCGATGCTGCCCGCAGCGCGCTCGATGCTGCCGTGCCCGCTGGCCAGGCCGAAGCCCTGGTGCCCATGGACACGCTCTGGACCGATGTGGCCATGGACGTGATCCTGCGCACGCTGTTCAGCGAATCAGCAAAGGCCGACGCACGCGATGCCGCCTGGGCTACGCAGACGCTGTCGGAGACAGCCTTCCGCGAAATGTTCATGCCCTTCACGCTGCCCGACTGGCTGCCCCTGCCCGGCAAG encodes the following:
- a CDS encoding AraC family transcriptional regulator, which produces MATLVPTSARHPQGLIPSGQLWLPRASLSACLRGSMVRSTVGYHLTDEQRINRFPATPLCSLSWWFEGRSEALVADRPDTMPGLHSPREAYPGRWVLAGPHTRPSSSYCAAPTHGMMVMFMPDALHLLTGLEPEALTNRVVDAQTVLPRDWIAMCEALQTQPDDAARMDCLESFLEPRWQACRPAHALQAQRYGDWAVHLAQRAAVSAPGRSLRQLERRIKRWAGLPLRELRGFGKAEQAFFDAIVAGENQGSVKWADVAASAGYSDQSHLCRATRRITGYAPQALYEGIHGDEAFWVYRIWAQ